One genomic segment of Hymenobacter psoromatis includes these proteins:
- a CDS encoding phosphoglycerate kinase, producing the protein MNTLANYNFAGHRAVVRVDFNVPLDKDLHITDDTRIRAATPSIMKILGDSGSVVLLSHLGRPKGGYEKKFSLETLLPRLAQEYGRSVQWAGDVLSDEALATAQRLQPGQVLLLDNLRFHPEEEAGDPEFAQKLARLGDVYVNDAFGAAHRRHASTAVMAQYFAPQDRLGGLLLQSELDNARKVLDNPLRPYTAIMGGAKISDKIELIERLLDKVDNILIGGAMVYTFIVAQGGNVGNSLVETDKIDLAKRLMQKAEEKGVELILPGDSLIADKFANDANIDIAGNGDIPTGWMGLDIGPDAREQFASIIQDAKTILWNGPMGVFELSNFSLGTEYVARAVAEATDAGAYSLIGGGDSAAAVQQLGFASRVSYISTGGGALLEFMEGKELPGVAALG; encoded by the coding sequence ATGAACACCCTCGCCAATTACAACTTCGCCGGCCACCGCGCCGTGGTGCGCGTCGATTTCAACGTGCCGCTCGATAAAGACCTGCATATCACCGACGACACCCGCATCCGGGCGGCCACGCCCAGCATTATGAAAATTCTGGGTGATAGCGGCTCGGTGGTGCTACTCTCGCACCTGGGCCGGCCCAAGGGCGGCTACGAAAAGAAATTTTCGCTCGAAACCCTGCTGCCGCGCCTGGCGCAGGAGTACGGCCGCTCGGTGCAGTGGGCCGGCGATGTGCTCTCGGACGAGGCCCTGGCCACGGCCCAGCGCCTGCAGCCCGGCCAGGTACTACTGCTGGATAATCTGCGTTTTCACCCCGAGGAAGAAGCCGGCGACCCGGAATTTGCCCAAAAGCTGGCCCGCCTCGGCGACGTGTACGTGAACGATGCCTTTGGAGCGGCCCACCGCCGCCACGCCTCCACGGCCGTAATGGCGCAGTACTTCGCACCGCAGGACCGCCTGGGTGGCCTGCTGCTGCAAAGCGAGCTGGATAACGCCCGCAAGGTGCTCGACAACCCGCTGCGACCCTACACCGCCATCATGGGCGGGGCCAAGATTTCGGATAAGATTGAGTTGATTGAGCGGCTGCTGGACAAAGTGGATAATATCCTCATTGGCGGGGCAATGGTCTACACCTTCATCGTGGCCCAGGGCGGCAACGTGGGCAATTCGCTGGTCGAAACTGATAAGATTGACTTGGCTAAGCGCCTTATGCAGAAGGCGGAGGAAAAAGGCGTAGAACTGATTTTGCCCGGCGACAGCCTCATCGCTGATAAGTTTGCCAACGACGCTAATATAGATATTGCTGGCAACGGTGATATCCCGACTGGCTGGATGGGCCTCGACATCGGCCCCGATGCCCGCGAGCAGTTCGCCAGCATCATTCAGGATGCCAAAACCATCCTCTGGAACGGCCCAATGGGCGTGTTTGAGCTGAGCAACTTCAGCCTGGGTACCGAGTACGTAGCTCGCGCTGTGGCCGAAGCCACCGATGCCGGGGCCTACTCGCTCATCGGCGGCGGCGACTCGGCTGCCGCCGTGCAACAGCTCGGCTTCGCCAGCCGCGTGAGCTACATCAGCACCGGCGGCGGCGCGCTGTTGGAGTTTATGGAGGGGAAGGAGCTGCCCGGCGTAGCGGCACTGGGGTAG
- a CDS encoding site-2 protease family protein, which yields MSFPENIPNRWPLPPPEPPAPAEPPLLSWPADAAAEPAPVRRAWAGHLFRRYERPPLPRGWRYALHLGLFLLTLACTVLAGVQLVRSGPVELLPLDVFSLPAAERWRQLGWGLLYAGPFLGVLAVHEFGHYFTARYNKVRTTLPIFLPVPLGLGTFGAVIRVKDRIFSRREFFDIGLAGPLAGLLVAVPLLIYAFTHLPDQAEYLLVTTRSLGRYPAPEFTLAQPLLYRWLETAFADPHRLPPPNLLLRYPLLVAGELSLFFTALNLLPIGQLDGGHILYGLLGPRRAGRLSALLFVAFIFYAGLGIFSLRSGWQTWLYGGVPYALYLGLVCWRLLPRASWGLAVGALIWGGQIAVATAWPGTMGQPGWLLFGLLLGRLSGIYHPAAPDDRALSPGRQVLGWIMVGLFILCFSPAPLLAVSY from the coding sequence GTGTCTTTCCCCGAGAATATCCCGAACCGCTGGCCCCTACCCCCGCCTGAGCCGCCGGCCCCCGCCGAGCCGCCGTTGCTGAGCTGGCCCGCCGACGCGGCCGCCGAGCCCGCGCCCGTACGCCGGGCTTGGGCCGGCCACCTGTTTCGGCGCTATGAGCGGCCACCGCTGCCGCGGGGCTGGCGCTATGCGCTGCACCTGGGGCTGTTTTTGCTCACGCTGGCTTGCACCGTGCTAGCGGGCGTGCAGCTGGTGCGCAGCGGGCCGGTAGAGCTGCTGCCACTGGATGTGTTTAGTCTACCGGCCGCCGAGCGGTGGCGGCAGTTGGGCTGGGGGCTGCTCTACGCGGGGCCGTTTCTGGGGGTGCTGGCGGTGCACGAGTTCGGGCACTACTTCACGGCGCGCTATAATAAGGTGCGCACCACGCTGCCTATTTTCCTACCCGTGCCGCTGGGGCTAGGCACGTTCGGGGCCGTTATTCGGGTGAAGGACCGGATATTCTCGCGGCGCGAGTTTTTCGACATCGGGCTGGCCGGACCATTGGCGGGGCTGCTGGTGGCGGTGCCGCTGCTTATTTACGCCTTCACCCATTTACCCGACCAGGCCGAATACTTGCTCGTGACTACTCGCAGCCTGGGGCGCTACCCAGCCCCGGAATTCACACTGGCCCAGCCGCTGCTCTACCGCTGGCTGGAAACCGCCTTTGCCGACCCGCACCGCCTACCCCCCCCCAACCTGCTGCTGCGCTACCCCCTGCTGGTGGCCGGCGAGCTGAGCTTGTTTTTCACGGCCCTCAACCTGCTGCCCATCGGCCAGCTCGATGGCGGTCACATTTTGTACGGGCTGCTGGGGCCGCGCCGGGCGGGGCGGCTGTCGGCGCTATTGTTCGTGGCCTTTATTTTCTATGCCGGGCTGGGGATTTTCTCGCTGCGCAGCGGCTGGCAAACGTGGCTCTATGGCGGCGTACCCTACGCCCTATATCTGGGCTTGGTTTGCTGGCGGCTGTTGCCGCGCGCCAGCTGGGGCTTGGCGGTGGGCGCGCTCATCTGGGGGGGACAAATCGCGGTGGCTACGGCCTGGCCTGGCACGATGGGGCAGCCGGGCTGGCTGCTGTTTGGGCTGCTGCTGGGCCGGCTCTCGGGCATCTACCACCCGGCCGCGCCCGACGACCGCGCCCTCAGCCCCGGCCGACAGGTGCTGGGCTGGATTATGGTTGGTCTATTTATTTTATGTTTCTCACCCGCCCCTCTTTTGGCTGTTAGCTATTAG
- a CDS encoding HAD family hydrolase, with amino-acid sequence MLPNLLFDFGGVLIDIDYDRTPEAFRRLSRAGRAAEYAQASQAELFDQFETGHLSPAGFRAGLRAAYDLDATDAQIDAAWHALLLDVPAERLALLGELRRTGYATALLSNTNALHIAEINRRLALKYGFKNGIADCLDRVFYSQEVGLRKPGEEIFRHALREMNWQPAETLFIEDSPQHIATARRLGLRVLHLAPPLTLTTALPEALRVFPREYPEPLAPTPA; translated from the coding sequence ATGCTTCCCAATCTTCTTTTCGACTTCGGCGGCGTGCTCATTGATATTGACTACGACCGCACGCCCGAGGCGTTTCGCCGCCTGAGCCGGGCGGGCCGCGCGGCCGAATATGCGCAGGCCAGCCAAGCCGAGCTGTTCGACCAATTTGAGACCGGGCACCTTTCGCCGGCCGGATTCCGGGCCGGACTACGCGCCGCTTATGACCTCGACGCCACCGATGCGCAGATTGACGCAGCTTGGCACGCGCTGCTGCTCGATGTGCCCGCCGAGCGCCTGGCCCTGCTGGGCGAGCTGCGCCGCACCGGCTACGCCACGGCCCTGCTCTCCAATACCAACGCGTTGCATATTGCCGAAATAAACCGCCGACTGGCGCTGAAATATGGTTTTAAAAACGGGATTGCCGATTGCCTCGACCGGGTTTTTTATTCGCAGGAAGTGGGCTTGCGCAAGCCGGGCGAGGAGATATTCCGGCACGCGCTGCGCGAAATGAACTGGCAGCCCGCCGAGACGTTATTCATTGAAGACAGCCCGCAGCACATTGCTACGGCCCGTCGCCTGGGGCTGCGCGTGCTGCACCTGGCCCCGCCCCTGACCCTCACCACCGCCCTGCCCGAAGCCCTGCGTGTCTTTCCCCGAGAATATCCCGAACCGCTGGCCCCTACCCCCGCCTGA
- a CDS encoding toll/interleukin-1 receptor domain-containing protein translates to MPTPIEVNALRVVTVLFESDKGDDVSFDGDALKNATQLSPRNLNDAVEYLSSKGLLERNDYMGTGPYEFGDVSLNTHGRQFYYQTREKDKAPTKPKGAKPAKRKGIRVFISHSSKNGEAAKEVIQLMRSALNLKVEEIRCTSVDGYRLPGGTTTDAQLQIEIYECELLVGLVSSDSMSSHYTLFELGARWGAKKAMLPLLIDKKGPEILKGPLSGVNALNAYEEAQLMQFVSDAGNVLKIQPEQPSSYHVHIKSLIASLPNATKQDKNEAAEEELVISDKADDYSQAEKVIKDKCEGEWPEDFEMQHHCIVTQKKAVKELQKGRPADIPEKQFEMIRRKAAVSWPNDFEMRAHEEETQFKAWRKLRKSEQTDLHMQGEVDKDSNANISAEMLHIEKTKLRLSIIPRFRFGNAVSNPSGKSIKLINIGNGRAKIKGIKIVSGDNDIIANIPNLPLSVEKDGEFSIMLSPKNQVNMNLASFQCQLLYADELDNNYQMEVFNNSDHMRIEDPILLS, encoded by the coding sequence ATGCCCACCCCAATAGAAGTCAACGCGCTGCGAGTTGTGACGGTACTATTTGAAAGCGATAAAGGAGATGACGTGTCCTTCGATGGTGACGCTCTTAAGAATGCTACTCAACTAAGCCCGCGAAACCTTAATGATGCGGTAGAATACTTGAGTAGTAAAGGTCTCTTAGAGCGGAATGACTACATGGGCACCGGCCCGTACGAATTTGGCGATGTGAGTCTTAACACACATGGACGACAGTTCTATTATCAAACCAGGGAAAAAGATAAGGCACCAACTAAACCAAAAGGAGCCAAGCCAGCTAAGCGTAAAGGAATCCGAGTGTTCATTAGCCACAGCAGCAAGAATGGTGAGGCAGCAAAAGAAGTGATTCAACTAATGAGGTCTGCATTAAATCTTAAGGTTGAAGAAATTCGGTGCACGAGTGTTGATGGATATCGCCTACCTGGAGGCACAACTACTGATGCGCAGCTGCAAATAGAAATTTATGAATGTGAGCTACTAGTTGGGCTGGTATCGAGTGATAGCATGAGTTCGCATTATACTCTTTTCGAGCTTGGGGCTAGGTGGGGAGCAAAAAAAGCTATGTTGCCTCTACTGATAGATAAAAAAGGACCTGAAATTTTGAAAGGGCCACTATCAGGAGTGAATGCGTTAAATGCTTATGAAGAAGCGCAGCTTATGCAATTTGTGAGTGATGCAGGTAATGTGCTTAAAATTCAGCCGGAGCAACCCAGCTCGTACCATGTGCACATTAAAAGCCTAATAGCTTCTTTACCGAATGCTACAAAGCAGGATAAGAATGAAGCAGCTGAGGAAGAGCTAGTAATTTCTGATAAAGCAGATGACTATTCCCAAGCAGAAAAAGTAATTAAGGATAAATGCGAAGGTGAGTGGCCTGAGGATTTTGAAATGCAGCATCACTGTATTGTTACTCAGAAAAAGGCTGTAAAAGAATTGCAAAAAGGTAGGCCAGCAGACATACCAGAAAAGCAATTTGAAATGATTAGGCGCAAAGCAGCAGTGAGTTGGCCTAATGACTTTGAAATGAGAGCCCACGAGGAAGAAACACAATTCAAAGCTTGGCGAAAGCTGAGAAAATCCGAGCAAACTGACTTGCATATGCAAGGAGAAGTTGATAAGGATTCTAACGCAAATATTTCTGCTGAAATGCTGCATATAGAAAAAACTAAATTACGTTTATCAATTATTCCTCGCTTTCGCTTTGGAAACGCTGTGAGTAACCCATCAGGTAAGAGTATAAAATTGATAAATATTGGTAATGGTCGCGCTAAAATAAAGGGTATTAAAATAGTGTCTGGTGATAATGATATTATTGCTAACATACCAAACTTGCCACTATCGGTTGAAAAAGATGGTGAATTCAGTATTATGCTGAGCCCTAAAAATCAAGTCAACATGAACTTAGCTTCTTTTCAATGTCAGCTTCTTTACGCCGATGAATTAGATAATAATTATCAAATGGAGGTTTTTAATAATTCAGATCATATGCGTATTGAAGACCCTATTCTTTTATCTTAA
- a CDS encoding PfkB family carbohydrate kinase: METTLAIVGGTYREFCREPQWNELYGSGLRAAAALAGHVPTIEFTTCVGADAAADLAIICDTYGIKRTTTPIPETVSFYYHHPLSKPVIYPNIFNQPKVQMPTVTAPSILLFGLIEAEVQVHGQKVVYDPQSGNPIPFHKNGSTADQLALVLNRQEALRLSELPADTPLADIGRFLLKQEHADVVIIKNGAHGALVVESGGTASVPAFKTSSVWSIGSGDIFSAAFAWQWIIEGKPAAAAALAASKYTAHFCQNIYLPLPVDTPSFDELIPSDAPRSVYLAGPFFTIAERWLIEECREKLVEFGNRVFSPYHDIGIGDPHQVVPKDIAEIKKTDLLFAIMNGLDPGTLFEIGYAKALGKRVVVLAENIGINDLTMLIGTDCEITADFATAIYKASW, from the coding sequence ATGGAAACGACCCTTGCTATTGTTGGAGGCACTTACCGAGAATTCTGCCGCGAGCCCCAATGGAACGAGTTGTATGGCTCTGGCCTACGGGCGGCAGCGGCTCTTGCCGGCCACGTTCCGACTATTGAGTTTACGACATGCGTTGGTGCTGATGCGGCAGCCGACTTAGCCATCATCTGCGACACATATGGTATCAAGCGTACTACTACGCCAATACCTGAAACCGTTTCATTCTATTATCACCACCCATTATCCAAGCCCGTCATCTACCCCAATATATTCAACCAGCCTAAAGTGCAGATGCCGACTGTTACGGCCCCTAGCATCTTGCTTTTCGGTCTGATTGAAGCAGAAGTACAGGTACACGGCCAGAAAGTGGTGTATGACCCACAGTCGGGCAATCCCATACCATTCCATAAAAATGGCTCGACTGCTGACCAATTAGCTTTAGTACTAAACCGCCAAGAGGCTTTACGGCTGTCTGAATTGCCCGCCGATACACCTTTGGCAGATATTGGCCGATTCCTACTGAAGCAGGAGCATGCTGATGTTGTCATTATCAAGAATGGCGCACACGGTGCACTGGTGGTTGAATCTGGTGGTACGGCCTCGGTACCAGCCTTCAAGACAAGCTCTGTCTGGTCTATCGGCTCAGGGGACATCTTCTCAGCCGCTTTCGCTTGGCAGTGGATTATAGAGGGTAAACCAGCTGCCGCAGCTGCGTTGGCAGCATCAAAGTACACCGCCCATTTCTGCCAGAATATTTACCTGCCTCTTCCGGTGGATACTCCAAGCTTTGATGAGTTGATTCCCAGCGACGCCCCTCGTAGCGTCTACTTGGCAGGCCCTTTTTTCACTATCGCCGAGCGGTGGCTAATCGAAGAATGCAGGGAAAAGCTAGTTGAGTTCGGAAACCGAGTATTCTCTCCTTACCACGACATTGGTATTGGCGACCCACATCAAGTAGTGCCGAAGGATATAGCTGAAATTAAGAAAACGGACCTGCTTTTTGCCATAATGAATGGTCTTGACCCCGGTACACTTTTTGAAATCGGCTATGCCAAGGCATTGGGCAAAAGGGTAGTTGTCCTCGCAGAAAACATCGGTATCAATGACTTAACCATGCTCATTGGTACTGACTGCGAAATAACGGCTGATTTTGCGACGGCCATCTACAAAGCCTCTTGGTAG
- a CDS encoding 7-cyano-7-deazaguanine synthase — MKSALLLSGGIDSIALAFWKKPALAVTIDYGQLPFEGELRAAQAVADNLQIPHEIIRVDCSSLGAGDLCGGPQLDTSPASEWWPYRNQLLITLAVMKVIRFGINELMIGTVATDNVHADGQQQFVDLISQLVYFQEGGLTVSAPALELDSAELVRLSGIPPSLLFHAHSCHKASVACGECRGCHKYRAVMHSLFHSQGLYY, encoded by the coding sequence ATGAAATCAGCATTATTGCTCTCGGGAGGGATAGATTCTATTGCCTTAGCATTCTGGAAAAAACCTGCTTTGGCTGTCACTATTGACTATGGCCAACTGCCATTTGAAGGTGAGTTGCGAGCGGCCCAAGCTGTAGCTGACAACCTACAAATTCCGCATGAAATTATCCGGGTCGACTGTAGCTCACTTGGTGCCGGCGATTTATGCGGTGGCCCTCAACTAGATACTTCGCCCGCGTCGGAATGGTGGCCCTACCGAAATCAGTTGCTCATAACTCTAGCCGTAATGAAGGTTATACGGTTTGGCATCAACGAGTTGATGATTGGTACAGTAGCCACTGACAACGTACACGCAGATGGTCAGCAACAATTTGTGGACCTCATAAGTCAACTGGTTTATTTCCAAGAAGGAGGCCTAACAGTGAGCGCTCCCGCATTGGAGTTGGATTCGGCTGAGTTGGTAAGGCTCTCTGGCATACCGCCTAGCCTCCTGTTTCACGCTCACTCCTGCCACAAGGCATCCGTTGCTTGCGGTGAGTGTCGAGGGTGTCATAAGTACCGGGCTGTCATGCACTCTCTTTTTCACTCTCAAGGCTTATATTACTGA
- the dgt gene encoding dGTP triphosphohydrolase, producing MMNWSQLLHQTRSNVLNGAPDRGTTQSELDARTQFQRDYDRTLFSSPVRRLQDKAQVFPLEPHDSVRTRLTHSLEVANIAQGLTRLALSALPEEFRPNEAQIEQLTIIAATCGLIHDLGNPPFGHAGEEAMIEWFKEKLKPDTDLHNDLQVKGRNLSQDFERFDGNPQTLRLVTRLTMLGDYDGLSLTTGTLSASLKYIAPSDQTDEADHGRGKPGFFFSEEALVRRIQQETGTEDARNPITFLVEAADDIVYSAVDLEDGVKKNSLTWSDLRNEFAKHGVSPDTEGVFVKAEENLQNRLDNSKMKLSEQEKDEPLSQLFRTMLVWKHMQAASTAFGENIAAIMAGTFTSELLKEGSTAHLWKASKKIARERVFPSPSILRLELMGRRVIHELMDLFWKGIEQAPYDNPSDQKGLHYKAYMLLSKNYRKVFENAVEEDSEKNTDIPVTYRRLQLVADYICGMTDTFAVTLHKELFNG from the coding sequence ATGATGAACTGGTCCCAACTTCTTCACCAAACCCGGTCTAACGTACTTAATGGTGCTCCTGACAGGGGCACTACTCAGAGCGAGTTGGACGCGCGGACCCAATTTCAGCGGGATTATGACCGTACTCTTTTCTCTTCTCCTGTACGACGCCTTCAGGACAAAGCCCAGGTCTTTCCTCTTGAGCCACATGATTCTGTCAGAACCCGTCTGACCCACTCTTTAGAAGTTGCTAATATCGCTCAAGGCCTTACACGCTTAGCATTAAGCGCGCTACCGGAAGAGTTTCGTCCTAATGAAGCGCAGATAGAGCAGTTGACCATTATTGCAGCTACCTGTGGGCTAATTCACGATTTGGGTAACCCACCATTCGGCCATGCTGGTGAAGAGGCTATGATAGAGTGGTTTAAGGAGAAACTAAAGCCTGACACTGATTTACATAATGACTTGCAGGTTAAGGGGCGTAATTTAAGTCAGGACTTTGAGCGCTTCGATGGTAATCCGCAGACCTTAAGGCTGGTAACGCGACTTACAATGCTTGGTGACTACGACGGGCTAAGCTTAACGACGGGTACCCTATCGGCTAGCTTGAAGTATATAGCTCCTTCCGACCAAACCGATGAAGCGGACCACGGACGGGGTAAGCCAGGATTCTTCTTTTCTGAGGAGGCCTTGGTTAGACGCATTCAGCAAGAGACTGGTACTGAAGATGCTCGCAATCCTATTACTTTTCTTGTTGAGGCCGCTGATGATATTGTTTACTCAGCTGTCGACCTAGAAGATGGTGTTAAGAAAAACTCATTGACTTGGTCTGATTTGCGCAATGAGTTTGCTAAACATGGAGTTAGTCCTGACACGGAGGGGGTTTTTGTAAAGGCAGAAGAGAACCTGCAAAACCGCTTGGATAACTCAAAAATGAAATTGTCGGAGCAGGAGAAAGACGAACCACTCTCTCAGTTATTCCGCACAATGCTAGTTTGGAAACACATGCAGGCTGCTAGCACTGCTTTTGGCGAGAACATAGCCGCCATCATGGCCGGCACCTTCACCAGCGAGTTGTTAAAGGAAGGCAGCACAGCTCACCTATGGAAGGCCAGCAAAAAGATTGCTCGTGAGCGGGTATTTCCGTCTCCTTCTATCCTAAGGCTAGAGCTAATGGGCCGGAGGGTAATTCATGAATTGATGGATTTATTCTGGAAAGGAATTGAGCAAGCTCCTTACGATAATCCTTCGGACCAAAAGGGGTTGCATTATAAAGCTTATATGCTCTTGTCTAAAAACTACCGCAAAGTTTTTGAGAACGCAGTAGAAGAAGACAGCGAAAAGAACACTGACATTCCCGTAACCTACCGACGCCTCCAACTCGTAGCTGACTACATTTGCGGTATGACTGACACTTTTGCTGTCACACTACATAAGGAATTGTTCAATGGCTAG
- a CDS encoding recombinase family protein — protein MTAAIYARVSTKDKGQTNENQLRELRAFAERLGYTVYKEYCDQESGGSAERPEFQHLFVDAHQRRFDVVLFWSLDRFSREGVTETLNHLQRLTAAGVQFKSFTEQYLDSTGLFREAIIGFLAAIAKQERVRFSERIKAGQARSNKAPGRPALADNVVAELRRLRGEGLSFKKIQVATGVPVATMHKYLS, from the coding sequence ATGACCGCTGCCATCTACGCTCGCGTTTCAACTAAGGACAAAGGCCAGACCAACGAGAACCAACTTCGCGAGTTGCGTGCTTTCGCCGAGCGGTTGGGCTATACAGTATATAAGGAGTACTGCGACCAGGAAAGTGGTGGCAGCGCTGAGCGGCCCGAGTTTCAGCATCTCTTTGTCGATGCGCATCAGCGACGCTTCGACGTAGTACTATTCTGGAGCCTTGACCGCTTTAGTCGCGAGGGAGTGACCGAAACGCTCAACCACCTGCAACGGCTCACGGCAGCTGGTGTGCAATTTAAGTCCTTTACTGAGCAGTACCTCGACAGCACCGGCCTGTTTCGGGAGGCCATCATCGGTTTTCTGGCTGCCATTGCCAAACAGGAGCGAGTCCGCTTCTCCGAGCGTATTAAAGCTGGGCAGGCCCGCAGTAATAAAGCGCCCGGTCGCCCGGCACTTGCTGATAACGTAGTGGCCGAATTGCGCAGACTAAGAGGAGAGGGACTAAGCTTTAAGAAGATTCAGGTGGCGACCGGCGTGCCTGTGGCTACCATGCACAAGTATCTCAGTTGA
- a CDS encoding erythromycin esterase family protein: MRRSPAPNGRPTTPAIRPAQNWIGLLFLLVFSHLRAQTPADIARLNQQITPITAVRAGSGFADLAPLAPIVASARVVGLGECTHGTHEVFQLKYRLLEYLVTQQGFNTLALEVDYGWGETLNEYIQTGAGDSLTVRKAAGFHIWDTTEFWDMVEWIRAYNKQHAAKIRYVGIDMQDSEPNLLRLEHFATERADTVLQRQVRNLGTYYSASSKASGNSKQRLLRLSDELVLHLQAVAAPAAIQQHGQVLRQRATEMNFWGRDQAMASNIAWVLQQEPTAKVVVWAHNDHIRRDEDQLRMGQCLTKQLGSAYVAVGFATGHGTASVFNPDGTAHALVLAPPIPNSFEMWLDQAALPNYFLNLRSAAAPDKWLTTRRKFRAIGHNERPGGANGQFAWYPPLPKAFDVLFYLHETSASQPYRAAHPAR; this comes from the coding sequence ATGCGCAGAAGCCCCGCCCCTAACGGCCGCCCAACTACCCCAGCCATCCGGCCAGCTCAAAATTGGATAGGCCTGCTTTTTCTACTGGTTTTCAGCCATCTGCGCGCTCAGACACCGGCCGATATTGCCCGCCTCAACCAGCAGATTACCCCGATTACGGCGGTGCGGGCCGGCAGCGGGTTTGCCGATCTGGCCCCGCTAGCCCCCATAGTGGCCTCGGCGCGGGTGGTAGGCCTAGGCGAATGCACGCACGGCACGCATGAGGTATTCCAGCTCAAGTATCGGCTGCTGGAATACCTGGTCACGCAGCAGGGCTTCAACACGTTGGCCCTCGAAGTTGATTACGGGTGGGGCGAGACTCTGAACGAATACATTCAGACGGGGGCGGGCGACTCGCTCACGGTGCGCAAGGCTGCGGGCTTTCACATCTGGGACACCACCGAGTTCTGGGACATGGTGGAGTGGATACGCGCCTACAACAAGCAGCACGCCGCCAAAATCCGCTACGTAGGCATTGATATGCAGGACTCCGAGCCCAATCTGCTGCGCCTAGAGCACTTCGCCACCGAGCGGGCCGATACCGTGCTCCAGCGGCAGGTACGGAACCTGGGCACCTACTACTCCGCGTCCAGCAAGGCTTCCGGTAATTCCAAGCAGCGCCTCCTGCGCCTCTCGGACGAGTTGGTACTGCACCTGCAAGCGGTGGCGGCCCCAGCCGCGATACAGCAGCATGGGCAGGTGCTGCGGCAGCGAGCGACCGAGATGAATTTTTGGGGGCGCGACCAGGCGATGGCCTCCAACATTGCCTGGGTGCTCCAGCAGGAGCCGACGGCCAAAGTCGTGGTATGGGCGCACAATGACCACATTCGGCGCGATGAGGACCAACTGCGGATGGGGCAGTGCCTAACCAAGCAACTCGGGTCGGCCTACGTAGCCGTGGGCTTTGCCACGGGCCACGGCACGGCCAGCGTCTTCAACCCCGATGGGACTGCCCATGCCCTCGTGCTAGCGCCCCCCATTCCCAACTCCTTTGAGATGTGGCTCGACCAAGCGGCCCTGCCCAACTATTTCCTCAACCTGCGCAGCGCCGCCGCGCCCGACAAGTGGCTGACCACGCGCCGCAAGTTTCGGGCGATTGGCCACAATGAACGGCCGGGTGGCGCGAATGGCCAATTTGCCTGGTACCCGCCGCTACCTAAAGCGTTCGATGTGCTGTTTTACCTGCACGAGACATCCGCTTCGCAGCCCTACCGGGCTGCGCACCCGGCTCGGTAG
- a CDS encoding plasmid mobilization protein, producing MMPESEAPEEPKKKRGPGRPKQDVHAVSLTITMPPGDFERLNEQVNTTGRSRSELLRMAWNGLPLTMRHEPALDEHYGQLVKLATNLNQLMSLAHLGLVTQTQVQQILSQVDQKMAELSGRGN from the coding sequence ATGATGCCCGAAAGCGAAGCTCCCGAGGAACCCAAAAAGAAGCGTGGACCTGGCCGGCCGAAGCAGGACGTTCACGCTGTTTCGCTGACTATCACCATGCCGCCCGGTGATTTTGAGCGGCTGAATGAGCAGGTGAATACCACTGGTCGTAGCCGGTCTGAGCTACTGCGCATGGCCTGGAATGGGTTGCCGCTCACCATGCGGCACGAGCCAGCTTTGGACGAGCATTATGGCCAGCTGGTGAAACTAGCCACGAACCTAAACCAGCTAATGAGCTTGGCACACCTAGGGCTGGTAACGCAGACTCAGGTGCAGCAAATTCTGTCGCAGGTGGACCAAAAAATGGCAGAACTCAGCGGCCGTGGGAACTGA